From the Hevea brasiliensis isolate MT/VB/25A 57/8 chromosome 15, ASM3005281v1, whole genome shotgun sequence genome, one window contains:
- the LOC131173784 gene encoding uncharacterized protein LOC131173784: MTTQRKNICVNESYDCNLEELLIKHNTDARWSSKHHTWNLDPVKASINWNLEWPTLDTMQLVQGMITSVIEFYDKNGIHGYLHNHKNFLLKFGMKCYLGAHVRNIVKVFIVHDDKSEKKNSDLKEKFKNADVTELASMICHIILGKEMKELSSNWINPIDSVNMLYTTDRHKNVIPVEFVKNHPALWAWRKRLMFYEECWVRARHATADMHKYNRKRDYIHKWVRNIAINIKFVDWSSNIPVDTPMRRLFNDMCGRSRLKTDNGYDLLHFHRVFHHHYCDQDKSQNLIVHQTDSKDYKDKEFIEIVTTQYFSLFFVTIYKTLCTYDLFF, encoded by the coding sequence ATGACTACTCAAAGGAAGAATATATGTGTAAATGAGTCATACGATTGTAATCTTGAAGAATTGTTGATTAAACACAACACTGATGCTAGGTGGTCAAGCAAGCACCACACATGGAATTTGGATCCTGTTAAAGCATCTATTAATTGGAACTTAGAATGGCCTACATTAGATACGATGCAATTGGTGCAGGGCATGATAACATCTGTCATAGAATTTTATGATAAGAATGGAATTCACGGTTATCTTCATAATCATAAGAACTTTTTGTTGAAATTTGGAATGAAGTGCTATTTAGGTGCACATGTGAGAAACATCGTTAAAGTTTTTATTGTGCATGATGATAAGTCAGAGAAAAAGAATAGTGATTTGAAAGAGAAATTCAAAAATGCTGATGTAACTGAGTTGGCTAGCATGATTTGTCATATCATACTTGGTAAAGAGATGAAAGAGCTATCTTCTAATTGGATTAACCCAATTGACAGTGTTAATATGCTATACACGACTGATAGACATAAAAATGTTATTCCAGTGGAATTCGTAAAGAATCATCCAGCATTGTGGGCATGGCGAAAAAGATTGATGTTTTATGAGGAATGTTGGGTTCGAGCTAGACATGCGACGGCTGACATGCACAAATATAATAGAAAAAGAGATTACATCCACAAGTGGGTTAGAAATATTGCAATCAATATCAAATTTGTTGATTGGTCTTCTAATATTCCTGTCGATACACCGATGCGACGACTTTTTAATGATATGTGTGGGCGGTCTAGATTAAAAACAGATAATGGCTATGATCTCCTTCACTTTCACAGGGTTTTTCATCATCACTACTGTGATCAAGATAAGTCGCAAAATCTCATTGTACATCAAACTGATAGCAAGGATTATAAGGACAAAGAATTTATAGAAATTGTAACAACACAGTATTTTTCATTGTTTTTTGTGACCATATACAAAACATTATGCAcgtatgatttatttttttag